One genomic window of Campylobacter curvus includes the following:
- the cooS gene encoding anaerobic carbon-monoxide dehydrogenase catalytic subunit gives MQNNDEILGIKVQKYGALEPNENGVYPYEDGVEFTDYNHAINLYKKTFPDKKTVIEQTPDPAVREMLLNMQEAGIETVFDRFDKQKPQCTFGMAGICCKNCFMGPCKITAKATRGICGATADTIVSRNLLRHVAAGAAAHGARGRETMLALKYAAEGKLDLPIEGEEKILAVAATFGLESEGKTVKELAGQIADILLEDLSRTVPATHKTIEKFAPKERQEVWRELDLLPVGVYHEVFESLHRTTTGTDGDWRNIMKQFLRTGVAFAWSSTLGTSIAMDCLYGLPKLNDAQINLGAIKKGFVNIAVHGHSPLLVSVIVKLGKSEKFQELARSKGALGIQFYGICCSGLSAMYRYDGVIPLSNAVGSELVMGTGAIDLWIADVQDVFPSIMEVAQCFKTTVVTTSDSGRLPGAEHYGFDHHHSNLADIHAIAEKILNRAIKSFEARRGVPVKIPIYSVEAKMGFSVENVNKIFGGLEQIAEALKSGKILGLVNLVGCSNPRIVYEKAVVEVAQILLKNNVLIMTNGCASFPLLKLGFCNAGALKFCGDGLREFLEPYNIPPIWHMGECLDNARASGMFNALSAKLGVKIKDLPYAFTSPEWSNEKGIDAALAFRLLGISSYHSVQAPVEGSQAVKEFMANGTLPILGSKMVVNVDHNALAEGLVADLKAKREALGWD, from the coding sequence ATGCAAAACAATGACGAAATTTTAGGCATCAAAGTCCAGAAATACGGGGCTTTAGAACCAAACGAAAATGGAGTTTATCCATACGAGGACGGCGTGGAATTTACCGACTACAACCACGCGATCAATCTTTACAAAAAGACCTTCCCCGACAAAAAGACCGTCATCGAACAAACCCCGGACCCAGCCGTGCGTGAAATGCTCCTTAACATGCAAGAGGCCGGGATCGAGACCGTTTTTGACAGATTTGACAAGCAAAAACCTCAATGCACCTTCGGCATGGCGGGCATTTGCTGTAAAAACTGCTTCATGGGGCCGTGCAAGATAACCGCCAAAGCCACGCGCGGCATATGCGGTGCGACAGCGGATACGATAGTTTCGAGAAATTTACTCAGACACGTAGCTGCGGGTGCTGCGGCGCATGGAGCCAGAGGCAGAGAGACAATGCTGGCGCTAAAATACGCCGCCGAGGGCAAGCTGGACCTGCCGATCGAGGGCGAAGAGAAAATTTTAGCCGTGGCGGCGACTTTCGGGCTTGAGAGCGAGGGCAAGACGGTAAAAGAGCTGGCCGGCCAGATAGCTGATATCTTGCTAGAAGATCTCTCGCGCACGGTGCCTGCTACTCACAAAACGATAGAGAAATTCGCTCCAAAAGAGCGTCAAGAGGTGTGGCGAGAGCTTGACTTGCTACCTGTTGGCGTCTATCACGAGGTCTTTGAGAGCCTGCACCGCACGACTACGGGCACGGACGGCGACTGGCGAAACATCATGAAGCAGTTTTTGCGCACGGGAGTAGCGTTTGCGTGGTCGAGCACGCTAGGCACGTCGATCGCGATGGACTGCCTTTACGGCTTGCCAAAGCTAAACGACGCGCAGATAAATTTAGGCGCGATCAAGAAAGGCTTTGTAAATATCGCCGTGCACGGCCACTCGCCGCTATTAGTAAGCGTCATCGTAAAGCTTGGTAAAAGCGAGAAATTTCAGGAGCTGGCGAGGTCAAAAGGCGCACTTGGCATCCAGTTTTACGGCATTTGCTGTAGCGGACTATCGGCGATGTATCGCTACGACGGCGTCATCCCGCTTTCAAACGCCGTGGGCTCGGAGCTAGTCATGGGCACGGGGGCGATCGATCTTTGGATCGCGGACGTGCAGGATGTATTCCCGTCTATCATGGAGGTCGCGCAGTGCTTCAAAACCACGGTCGTAACGACAAGCGACTCGGGCAGACTGCCTGGGGCGGAGCATTACGGATTTGATCATCATCACTCGAATTTAGCCGACATCCACGCGATAGCCGAGAAAATTTTAAACCGCGCTATCAAGAGCTTTGAGGCTCGCCGCGGCGTGCCGGTCAAGATCCCGATATACTCGGTCGAGGCTAAAATGGGCTTTTCAGTCGAAAACGTCAATAAAATTTTCGGCGGACTGGAGCAGATAGCAGAGGCACTCAAAAGCGGCAAAATTTTAGGCCTCGTAAATCTCGTGGGCTGCTCGAACCCTCGCATCGTCTATGAAAAAGCCGTCGTCGAAGTCGCGCAAATTTTGCTAAAAAACAACGTCCTTATCATGACCAACGGCTGTGCGTCGTTCCCGCTTTTAAAGCTTGGCTTTTGCAACGCCGGTGCGCTGAAATTTTGCGGTGACGGGCTGAGAGAATTTTTAGAGCCTTATAATATCCCGCCGATCTGGCACATGGGCGAATGCCTGGATAACGCGCGCGCCAGCGGTATGTTCAACGCCCTTTCGGCAAAGCTTGGCGTAAAGATCAAAGACCTGCCATATGCTTTCACGAGTCCCGAGTGGTCGAACGAAAAGGGCATAGACGCCGCACTTGCTTTTAGGCTACTTGGCATCTCGTCTTATCACAGCGTGCAAGCTCCGGTAGAGGGCTCGCAGGCGGTGAAAGAATTTATGGCAAACGGCACGCTGCCGATACTCGGCTCAAAAATGGTCGTAAATGTCGATCACAACGCACTTGCCGAAGGGCTCGTGGCTGATTTGAAAGCCAAACGCGAAGCTCTAGGCTGGGACTAG
- a CDS encoding ABC transporter substrate-binding protein yields MNRRNALQILGGFLALQGLPMLASAPKTGVKIGFVPISDHLIIIAKQLCQSQNFNIVPIKFASWVDLAEALRAGAIDGAFLLAPLGLMLRANKADIKVVMSAHKNGSSLVARSDISSVRALAGKKIAVPSKFSMHYFLLDIIARRENIDFITIEMPPPEMPFVLLSRQINAYIVAEPFGQMAVNFKNRAKNLLFSKDIKPNHICCTLNFRSDLLSEPYFDELLAAFKKAAIFITKEHTASARLGEAIMNQKAALLEQILDENIARYDDLDLNLAELEELRDFLVAKGLGNENLANLDISEYLEAR; encoded by the coding sequence ATGAATAGACGAAACGCTTTGCAAATTTTGGGCGGATTTTTGGCGCTTCAGGGACTGCCGATGCTTGCTAGTGCCCCGAAGACCGGTGTCAAGATCGGTTTCGTGCCCATAAGCGATCATCTAATCATCATCGCAAAGCAACTTTGCCAAAGCCAAAATTTCAATATTGTACCGATAAAATTCGCAAGCTGGGTCGATTTAGCCGAGGCCTTGCGTGCGGGCGCTATAGACGGGGCTTTTTTGCTAGCTCCGCTTGGGCTCATGCTGCGGGCGAATAAAGCCGACATCAAAGTCGTCATGTCCGCACACAAAAACGGCTCGTCACTGGTAGCTAGAAGTGATATATCAAGCGTGCGCGCTCTAGCTGGAAAAAAGATCGCCGTGCCGTCTAAATTCAGTATGCATTATTTTTTGCTTGACATCATCGCAAGGCGCGAAAATATCGACTTCATAACGATAGAGATGCCGCCTCCTGAGATGCCGTTTGTGCTACTTAGTCGCCAGATAAATGCCTACATCGTCGCCGAGCCTTTCGGGCAAATGGCTGTAAATTTCAAAAATCGCGCCAAAAATTTGCTCTTTTCAAAAGATATCAAGCCAAACCATATATGCTGCACGCTGAATTTTCGCTCGGATCTGCTTAGTGAGCCCTATTTTGACGAGCTTTTAGCGGCGTTTAAAAAGGCCGCTATTTTCATCACGAAAGAGCACACCGCTAGCGCACGGCTCGGTGAGGCGATAATGAATCAAAAAGCCGCACTTTTGGAGCAAATTTTAGACGAAAATATCGCGCGATACGATGATCTTGACTTAAATTTAGCCGAGCTGGAGGAGCTTAGAGATTTTTTAGTCGCCAAAGGGCTTGGCAACGAAAATCTCGCAAATTTAGACATCAGCGAGTATCTGGAGGCAAGATGA
- a CDS encoding ABC transporter permease: protein MRYVYQILVLAAVLALWQGFSGDLLPSPEDALTALLELIKSGNLATGIAASISRYVAGLVLGCIFAVTVGLVFGLFPSVASAFEPLIGLLRPISPIAWIPFALLAFGIGDKPTIFIISYAVFFPMLLLTTNAVKSTPAELMQAARGFGASRLQTIIGVILPSSLFGIISGLKLAASLAWINLVVGEMVGAQSGLGYLIIDARNQLRIDMVLAVIFVIGVIGTWINFIFSLVERWAAARLGR from the coding sequence ATGAGATATGTTTATCAAATTTTAGTTTTGGCCGCAGTCTTAGCGCTTTGGCAGGGCTTTAGCGGCGATCTTTTACCCTCGCCCGAAGATGCTTTGACCGCACTTTTAGAGCTCATAAAAAGCGGGAATTTAGCTACCGGTATCGCCGCTTCCATATCGCGCTATGTCGCGGGACTCGTGCTGGGCTGTATTTTTGCCGTTACGGTCGGGCTGGTTTTCGGACTGTTTCCTAGCGTGGCGAGTGCCTTTGAGCCGCTCATCGGGTTACTGCGTCCGATATCGCCGATAGCTTGGATACCATTTGCCCTGCTTGCTTTTGGAATCGGTGATAAGCCGACTATTTTCATCATTTCGTATGCGGTGTTTTTCCCGATGCTGTTACTCACTACAAATGCCGTCAAAAGCACGCCTGCCGAGCTCATGCAGGCAGCTAGGGGCTTTGGAGCGAGTAGGCTGCAAACGATCATCGGCGTCATCCTGCCCTCAAGCCTCTTTGGCATCATCTCGGGGCTAAAGCTCGCCGCCAGCCTCGCGTGGATAAATTTAGTCGTGGGCGAAATGGTCGGGGCTCAAAGCGGGCTGGGATATCTCATCATAGACGCGCGAAACCAGCTTCGCATCGATATGGTGCTAGCCGTGATCTTTGTCATCGGCGTGATCGGCACCTGGATAAATTTTATATTTTCACTGGTTGAAAGGTGGGCGGCGGCGAGGTTGGGACGATGA
- a CDS encoding ABC transporter ATP-binding protein yields MIEIKNLSKSFGKHQILKDINLHIGRNEFCVLLGGSGSGKTTLLNILSGASELDGGEVRIGERKFTSRVSMDKSRQIITQTYSLMPWLSAKENIKFALKCSGMKDKWLRESRAEEFLQLVGLTHRAQMFPHSLSGGQKQRVAIARALSLSPEILFLDEPFSALDPITRANLQLRLKEISSTLTSIFVTHDIDEALFLAGKIVVLHDGRIIKELSNPKFNPHDVRYFELKAKIFDLINGEDSDPEYMI; encoded by the coding sequence ATGATAGAGATAAAAAATTTAAGCAAATCCTTTGGCAAGCACCAAATTTTAAAGGATATAAATTTACACATCGGTCGTAATGAATTTTGCGTATTGCTTGGTGGTAGCGGCTCTGGTAAAACGACGCTTTTAAATATCCTAAGCGGTGCGAGCGAGCTTGACGGCGGCGAGGTCAGGATCGGCGAGCGCAAATTTACTAGTCGCGTCAGTATGGATAAATCGCGCCAGATCATCACGCAGACTTATTCGCTCATGCCCTGGCTAAGCGCGAAAGAAAATATAAAATTTGCCCTAAAATGCAGCGGTATGAAGGACAAATGGCTACGTGAGAGCCGTGCGGAGGAGTTTTTGCAGCTTGTCGGGCTCACGCACAGAGCTCAGATGTTCCCACACTCGCTAAGCGGCGGACAAAAGCAGCGCGTCGCGATCGCAAGGGCGCTTAGCCTGAGTCCTGAAATTTTGTTTTTAGACGAGCCGTTTTCTGCGCTCGATCCCATAACACGGGCAAATTTACAGCTGAGGCTAAAAGAAATTTCAAGCACGCTTACTAGTATTTTCGTCACTCACGATATCGATGAGGCGCTGTTTTTAGCTGGCAAGATCGTCGTTTTGCACGATGGTAGGATCATAAAAGAGCTCTCAAATCCCAAATTTAACCCGCATGATGTGAGATATTTCGAGCTCAAGGCTAAAATTTTCGACCTCATTAACGGCGAAGACAGCGATCCTGAATACATGATATGA
- a CDS encoding aldo/keto reductase, with translation MSKILNQTFTLANGVKIPKIGLGTWLIDDDKVATTVCEAINLGYRHIDTAEAYGNECGVGEGVRTCAVAREEIFVTTKLRAEIKDYETAAAAIDESLQKLGLSYVDLMIIHSPQPWTDFREGERFFEGNIAAWRALEAAYKAGKLRAIGVSNFERIDIENITANCEIKPMVNQVLSHIGNTPFELIDYCQKAGILIEAYSPVAHGAILQNAQVADIAKGYGVSVARLCVRYCIELGLLALPKTANAKHMRENADVDFEISPADMKILKQIAPVENYGEASVFPVFGGKLHKDGRLEAKNFKK, from the coding sequence ATGAGTAAAATTTTAAACCAGACATTCACACTGGCAAATGGCGTAAAGATCCCAAAGATCGGGCTTGGCACATGGCTGATAGATGACGATAAGGTCGCAACCACCGTGTGCGAAGCCATAAATTTAGGCTACCGTCACATCGACACTGCCGAGGCCTACGGCAACGAATGCGGAGTAGGCGAGGGTGTGCGAACATGCGCGGTGGCTCGCGAGGAAATTTTCGTGACGACAAAGCTAAGAGCTGAGATCAAAGACTACGAAACGGCAGCGGCTGCCATAGACGAGTCACTGCAAAAGCTCGGGCTTAGCTACGTCGATCTCATGATCATCCATAGTCCGCAGCCTTGGACGGATTTTCGTGAGGGAGAGCGCTTTTTTGAGGGCAACATCGCCGCATGGCGCGCTCTAGAGGCGGCCTACAAAGCAGGCAAGTTACGCGCGATAGGGGTGTCGAATTTCGAGCGCATCGATATTGAAAACATCACCGCAAACTGCGAGATAAAGCCGATGGTAAATCAAGTCCTAAGCCACATCGGCAACACGCCGTTTGAGCTCATCGACTACTGCCAAAAGGCCGGAATTTTGATCGAGGCTTATTCGCCCGTCGCGCATGGAGCGATCCTACAAAACGCCCAAGTCGCCGACATCGCCAAAGGCTACGGAGTGAGCGTTGCGCGCCTTTGCGTGAGGTATTGCATAGAGCTTGGGCTACTGGCTTTGCCAAAGACCGCGAACGCCAAACATATGAGAGAAAATGCGGATGTAGATTTCGAAATTTCGCCTGCGGATATGAAAATTTTAAAGCAGATCGCTCCGGTAGAAAACTACGGCGAGGCTAGCGTATTTCCGGTTTTTGGCGGCAAACTCCACAAAGACGGCAGACTAGAAGCCAAGAATTTCAAAAAATAG
- a CDS encoding anaerobic ribonucleoside-triphosphate reductase activating protein: MQHPIFSITPFTTLDYPGRVAAIAWFAGCNMRCAYCYNIDVVLSRGKLSAEEFCEFLDRRIGKLSGIVFSGGECTLSQSFLPLAREVKKRGFALKVDTNGSNLPVLKEAISQNLIDYIALDFKAPKEKFQSVTGSSLYEKFMATLEFLLSINFSFEVRTTLHFDLLNEKDISQMAQILYQKGYKKEYFLQKFLDTGENFANLKEPKNSFDIALIDSPIPIKLRNF; this comes from the coding sequence TTGCAACACCCGATATTTAGCATCACGCCCTTTACCACACTGGACTACCCTGGCAGAGTCGCCGCGATAGCGTGGTTTGCGGGCTGTAATATGCGCTGCGCCTACTGCTACAACATAGACGTCGTTTTATCAAGAGGCAAGCTAAGCGCAGAGGAATTTTGCGAATTTTTAGATAGACGCATAGGCAAGCTAAGCGGCATAGTCTTTAGCGGCGGCGAATGCACCCTGAGCCAGTCGTTTTTACCGCTCGCTCGCGAGGTCAAGAAGCGAGGTTTCGCGCTCAAAGTCGATACCAACGGCTCAAATCTACCCGTCTTAAAAGAGGCCATCTCGCAAAATTTGATCGATTACATCGCGCTTGATTTCAAAGCGCCAAAAGAGAAATTTCAAAGCGTGACCGGCTCGAGTCTATACGAGAAATTTATGGCTACGTTAGAGTTTTTACTAAGCATAAATTTTAGCTTCGAGGTGCGAACGACGCTGCATTTTGACCTGCTAAACGAAAAAGATATCTCGCAAATGGCGCAAATTTTATACCAAAAGGGCTATAAAAAGGAGTATTTTTTACAAAAATTCCTCGATACGGGCGAAAATTTCGCAAATCTAAAAGAGCCTAAAAACAGCTTTGACATAGCCCTGATCGACTCACCCATACCCATAAAACTACGAAATTTCTAG
- the nrdD gene encoding anaerobic ribonucleoside-triphosphate reductase, with protein MSEKEILTKLADKRTKCVVYTRVMGYHRPVESFNLGKKGEHKERVKFDECASTCQKSA; from the coding sequence ATGAGTGAAAAAGAAATTTTGACAAAACTCGCCGACAAACGCACAAAATGCGTAGTCTATACACGCGTCATGGGCTATCATCGCCCGGTCGAGAGCTTCAACCTCGGCAAAAAAGGCGAGCACAAAGAGCGCGTGAAATTTGACGAGTGCGCTAGCACTTGCCAAAAAAGCGCATAA
- a CDS encoding ribonucleoside triphosphate reductase produces MREILKRDGTRQEFVAYKIVDAIKKAFESENTPYDEKIFTNVVQDIFQKSGAITVEDIQDAIEKELFEGHYFNILKSFMLYRHTHKLQREQVLGLNEDTTYINSTQTINEYINGTDWRIAANSNTSYSNAGLINNTAGKVIANYWLDAVYSKEEGIAHRNGDYHIHDLDCLTGYCAGWSLRALLNEGFNGVRGRVESRAPKHFREALSQMANFLGILQSEWAGAQAFSSFDTYLAPYVFKDDLSDIEIKKAITSFIFNLNVPARWGQSPFTNVTIDITCPSDLRDQIPTSNDVHLFSNFTDEVALKRAKERGRDKLIDMTYKDFEPEMARIDKAFYEILTEGDKCSQPFTFPIPTVNITEDFDWDSEVAQVLFENTAKMGSSYFQNFIGSQYTIDENGKRIANDSAYKPGHVRSMCCRLQLDLRELLKRGGGLFGSAEMTGSIGVVTINLARLGYNYKGDRKGLYARLEYLLELAKSTLEKKRKFIQEMYDRGLYPYTARYLKHFNNHFSTIGINGMNELLRNFTGDKENISTKFGREFALEMVNFLRDKIRSFQELTGNLYNLEATPAEGTTYRFAKEDKKRYPDIIQAGMEENIYYTNSTQLPANFTDDAFEALDLQDELQSAYTGGTVFHLYMKERISSPEACKELVKNIITNYKLPYITITPVFSVCSKHGYIAGEHEFCPICDAELIENEKRKNQS; encoded by the coding sequence ATGAGAGAAATTTTAAAACGAGACGGAACCAGGCAGGAATTTGTCGCATACAAGATAGTAGATGCGATAAAAAAGGCGTTTGAAAGCGAAAACACACCATACGACGAGAAAATTTTCACAAATGTCGTTCAAGATATCTTTCAAAAATCAGGCGCCATAACGGTCGAAGATATCCAGGATGCGATAGAAAAAGAGCTCTTTGAGGGCCACTATTTCAATATCCTAAAAAGCTTCATGCTCTATCGCCACACGCACAAGCTCCAACGCGAGCAGGTTTTGGGGCTAAACGAAGATACGACTTATATAAATTCGACTCAAACGATAAACGAATACATAAACGGTACCGACTGGCGGATCGCTGCAAATTCCAACACCAGCTACTCAAACGCCGGCCTCATCAACAACACCGCAGGTAAAGTCATCGCAAACTACTGGCTAGACGCAGTTTATAGCAAAGAAGAGGGCATCGCGCACAGAAACGGCGACTATCACATCCACGACCTCGACTGCCTCACGGGATACTGCGCGGGCTGGAGCCTAAGAGCGCTTTTAAACGAGGGCTTCAATGGCGTTCGCGGGCGCGTAGAGAGCCGCGCGCCAAAGCATTTCCGCGAGGCGCTGTCTCAAATGGCGAATTTCCTTGGAATTTTACAGAGCGAATGGGCCGGAGCGCAGGCATTTTCGAGCTTTGACACATACCTAGCACCGTATGTATTTAAAGACGATTTAAGCGACATCGAGATCAAAAAGGCGATCACGAGCTTTATCTTTAACCTAAACGTCCCGGCTCGCTGGGGCCAGAGCCCTTTTACCAACGTGACCATCGATATCACCTGCCCAAGCGATCTAAGAGATCAGATACCTACGTCAAATGACGTGCATTTGTTTTCGAATTTCACCGACGAAGTGGCGCTAAAACGTGCTAAAGAGCGCGGCAGAGACAAGCTCATAGATATGACTTATAAAGACTTCGAGCCTGAGATGGCGCGCATAGACAAGGCATTTTATGAAATTTTGACCGAAGGCGATAAGTGCTCGCAGCCATTTACATTCCCGATCCCGACCGTAAATATCACCGAGGATTTCGACTGGGACAGCGAAGTGGCGCAGGTGCTTTTTGAAAATACCGCAAAAATGGGCTCCAGCTACTTTCAAAATTTCATCGGCTCACAATACACCATCGACGAAAATGGAAAACGCATTGCAAACGACTCGGCATATAAGCCGGGGCACGTGCGCTCCATGTGCTGCCGCTTACAACTTGATCTAAGAGAGCTTTTAAAGCGTGGCGGCGGACTTTTTGGAAGTGCCGAGATGACCGGTAGCATCGGCGTAGTCACTATAAATTTAGCTCGCCTGGGCTACAACTACAAGGGCGACAGAAAAGGACTCTACGCACGCCTTGAATACCTACTCGAGCTGGCCAAATCCACACTTGAGAAAAAGCGCAAATTTATCCAAGAGATGTATGATCGCGGGCTATATCCTTACACGGCGCGATATTTGAAGCATTTTAATAACCACTTCAGCACGATCGGTATAAACGGCATGAACGAGCTTTTACGAAATTTTACCGGCGATAAAGAGAACATTTCGACCAAATTTGGACGCGAATTCGCCCTTGAAATGGTAAATTTCTTACGCGACAAGATAAGAAGCTTCCAAGAGCTGACGGGCAACCTCTACAACCTAGAGGCCACCCCTGCCGAGGGTACGACATATCGCTTCGCGAAAGAGGACAAGAAGCGCTATCCTGACATCATCCAAGCCGGCATGGAGGAGAACATCTACTACACGAACTCCACGCAGCTTCCTGCAAATTTCACCGACGATGCGTTCGAGGCGCTCGACCTACAAGACGAGCTACAAAGCGCATACACCGGCGGAACGGTCTTTCACCTATATATGAAAGAGCGCATCAGCTCGCCTGAGGCCTGCAAAGAGCTCGTAAAAAACATCATCACGAACTACAAGCTGCCTTATATCACGATAACGCCGGTATTTAGCGTATGCTCTAAGCACGGATACATCGCTGGCGAGCATGAGTTCTGCCCGATCTGCGATGCAGAGCTGATAGAAAATGAAAAACGAAAAAATCAATCTTAA